The Salvia miltiorrhiza cultivar Shanhuang (shh) chromosome 1, IMPLAD_Smil_shh, whole genome shotgun sequence genome has a window encoding:
- the LOC131023284 gene encoding chaperone protein dnaJ 20, chloroplastic-like: protein MNCKILQSGPKSGVYAIPKPNQWSEARMPESISFASQVSSSRISMRSLTGPRWARGTARIEAATAESLYEVLGIGESVSSVSDIKKAYKEMARKYHPDVSPPERVDENTRRFIMVKEAYETLSNPQRRALYDRNLAGGHHYQKIEENDEWKMRWQSQLDELKRRSNNISRRERVSWGARMRTQI, encoded by the exons ATGAACTGCAAAATCTTACAATCGGGCCCGAAATCCGGCGTTTACGCAATCCCAAAGCCCAATCAATGGAGCGAAGCCCGCATGCCCGAATCAATCTCCTTCGCGTCGCAGGTATCGAGCTCCAGAATCTCGATGAGGAGCCTGACCGGGCCGCGCTGGGCCCGAGGCACGGCCAGAATAGAGGCCGCAACTGCAGAGTCACTGTACGAAGTGCTGGGAATCGGAGAGAGCGTGAGTTCGGTTTCCGACATCAAAAAAGCGTATAAAGAGATGGCTAGAAAGTACCATCCGGACGTTTCGCCACCGGAGAGAGTGGACGAGAACACGAGGAGGTTTATAATGGTGAAAGAGGCTTACGAGACGCTCTCCAATCCGCAGAGGAGAGCTCTCTACGACAGGAATCTCGCCGGCGGCCATCACTACCAG aaaatagaagaaaatgATGAGTGGAAGATGAGGTGGCAGTCTCAGCTTGATGAGTTGAAGAGGAGAAGCAATAA